TCACATTCGACCGCCGCTTGGGTGCTGCCACGGATGAAAGTTTTTCTTCTCCGCGCAGCAAGGATTTTTAACTCGCGACCGGACCCCCGGCTGTTACGCTTCCCGCAATTGCGCCGGTCATACGGGCCGGCAATCCAACAGACCTGAAAGAAACGTGGCAGCATGAGCAAGACCAAACGCCGGCTTAATCTCAATGTCGGCATCAACACCACCGGATACCTCGCCAATGCCTGGAAATACCGGAGCGGAGACCGGCACGACATCAACGACATAGGCTATTACCGGCGGCTGACGGAACTGGCCCACAAAGGCCGGTTCGACGCCGTTTTCCTCTCCGACCACCCGGCACTGCTGACCGACCCGGCAAGCCGCCCGTTTCACACCATCGATCCGCTCATTCTCTCGACATCGCTTGCCGCACAGGTGCCTGATATCGGCTTTGTGGCAACGGTGTCCTCCACCTATAATTCGCCCTATAACTTCGCCCGACGGACCCAATCCATCGACCTCGTTACCGGCGGCCGGCTGATCGTCAATATCGTTTCTTCCTTCAATCCCAATGTCGCCGCCAATTTCGGCAACGATCCGCTGCCACCGCGCAGCGAGAGATATGCCAAGGCCACCGAATTTCTCGATGTGGCGAAAAAACTCTGGTCGAGCTGGGATCCACGCCGCGAAGGCGAGGTGCCGGAAGAGCGTTTCTGGGATGCGGCAACAGCCGGAAGCATCGATCATGAGGGGCAATATTTCCATGTCAAAGGCCCGCTCAACGTTCCGCGTGGGCCGCAGGGGCATCCCGTCATCGCGCAGGCCGGTGCCTCCGAAGGCGGCATCGATCTGGCGGCACGCCATGGCGAGATCATCTATTGCAACATCCTCT
This portion of the Agrobacterium tumefaciens genome encodes:
- a CDS encoding NtaA/DmoA family FMN-dependent monooxygenase (This protein belongs to a clade of FMN-dependent monooxygenases, within a broader family of flavin-dependent oxidoreductases, the luciferase-like monooxygenase (LMM) family, some of whose members use coenzyme F420 rather than FMN.), which produces MSKTKRRLNLNVGINTTGYLANAWKYRSGDRHDINDIGYYRRLTELAHKGRFDAVFLSDHPALLTDPASRPFHTIDPLILSTSLAAQVPDIGFVATVSSTYNSPYNFARRTQSIDLVTGGRLIVNIVSSFNPNVAANFGNDPLPPRSERYAKATEFLDVAKKLWSSWDPRREGEVPEERFWDAATAGSIDHEGQYFHVKGPLNVPRGPQGHPVIAQAGASEGGIDLAARHGEIIYCNILSRPAGQAFGKKVRDRAVSFGRDPAGIRIVPGLVVILGETREEALRKHELFSGTGSEDGLLVRFAKENGIDPRDFNPDIKLDGERFIPDQNRQWAVGMGLGLSELLTHEKLTAREAVRRSEGHHRLLLGTPEEVADGIIDLWQDGTVDGYTLQPPRAPDDIAEFVEKVVPVLQDRGVYPREYEGSTIRDRYGLPYPD